A single genomic interval of Rosistilla ulvae harbors:
- the aat gene encoding leucyl/phenylalanyl-tRNA--protein transferase, translating into MLDAYRHGIFPWPCRWADQWFVGWHSPDPRAILPLDDVRIPKRLLRKLRAGHFRFRWNSCFDSVLEHCASVGDRKENAWLCPDLLDAISSLHRSGDAHCIEVYDRDGTLCGGLYGIAVGAAFSAESMFHLQSDASKAAVCGLVAVLRHAGFELMDIQQTSPHLLAFGAVEIDRCDYLVALQRALGKQPSWPATTEHPIPIDRIGAED; encoded by the coding sequence ATGTTGGACGCCTATCGGCACGGAATTTTCCCCTGGCCGTGCCGTTGGGCCGACCAGTGGTTTGTCGGTTGGCACAGCCCCGATCCGCGAGCGATCCTGCCTCTGGATGACGTGCGGATTCCCAAGCGTTTGCTGCGGAAATTGCGAGCTGGACACTTCCGTTTCCGTTGGAACAGCTGTTTCGACAGCGTGTTGGAACATTGCGCCAGCGTGGGGGATCGCAAGGAAAATGCTTGGCTGTGCCCCGATTTGCTCGACGCGATCTCGTCGCTGCATCGATCTGGCGACGCCCACTGCATCGAGGTCTACGACCGCGACGGAACCCTCTGCGGTGGACTGTATGGGATCGCCGTTGGAGCTGCGTTTTCGGCCGAATCGATGTTCCATCTGCAGAGCGATGCGTCGAAGGCGGCGGTCTGTGGGCTGGTCGCGGTCTTGCGCCATGCCGGCTTTGAATTGATGGACATTCAGCAAACCTCGCCCCATTTGCTCGCCTTTGGCGCTGTCGAAATCGATCGCTGCGATTATCTTGTAGCTCTCCAGCGGGCGCTGGGCAAACAGCCGTCGTGGCCCGCGACGACCGAACATCCGATCCCCATCGACCGGATTGGCGCGGAGGATTGA